Proteins encoded together in one Drosophila albomicans strain 15112-1751.03 chromosome 2R, ASM965048v2, whole genome shotgun sequence window:
- the LOC127565864 gene encoding uncharacterized protein LOC127565864 — protein sequence MRRSQAPSARRAAKRGLPLEPEVAKEPEQPSIQMKWGTSGGYRHLGPRRYDDAENPLKDKRIFLVLWRQQSNKKHKIWTGNGTLEVTATRATLKDETNKTLDVLTFFKPEKFQENALLEIGMRDVEIQLELKSVDECFAQRKEEIENWYRQQETATGELVSQSENNSISYQRPKIMFKKPKQSPELLATTIKPITQESEQRIEIREYICMLSLADIQQLALQLLADHCRTLKEQSSELLRIAQQICDHPVLLKHIEDHPFVSRILLPHLPPWQELGLYDSAKFEFVHLMLDNLVVACGEKCAIVATSQRCLDIIRGYCQSWEVPHVQVENIEHAENFNKTGEMDPLVALLDANQLPSIRLTGCKNMILYNYSTRSTATRLLAADVDTRIYTLITAGCLEERMFQQHLELVESSESVIDLLNNRVNPTKALLGVDHNPLKNWNQWEPPFSQEFLKETFQNDELTTLSFVFSKQEEVLAGSEI from the exons ATGAGGCGTTCCCAAGCGCCCTCAGCACGAAGAGCGGCCAAGCGAGGTCTTCCCCTTGAACCGGAAGTCGCCAAGGAACCGGAGCAGCCAAGCATTCAGATGAAATGGGGTACTTCTGGCGGCTATAGACACTTGGGACCTCGGCGCTATGACGATGCAGAGAATCCACTAAAGGACAAACGCATCTTTCTGGTGCTATGGCGGCAACAGTCTAACAAGAAACACAAGATATGGACAGGCAATGGCACGCTGGAAGTAACTGCAACACGTGCCACATTAAAAGACgagacaaacaaaacattggATGTGCTGACCTTCTTCAAACCGGAGAAATTTCAGGAAAATGCTTTACTAGAAATTGGTATGAGGGATGTTGAGATACAGTTAGAACTGAAGTCTGTGGACGAATGCTTTGCGCAGCGCAAAGAAGAAATAGAAAACTGGTATCGACAGCAAGAGACAGCTACCGGTGAGCTGGTGTCCCAGTCAGAAAATAATTCCATCAGTTATCAGCGGCCGAAGATTATGTttaaaaagccaaagcaatcGCCAGAGTTACTGGCAACAACTATTAAACCTATAACTCAGGAATCTGAACAACGCATTGAGATCCGCGAATATATTTGCATGCTGTCCCTAGCGGATATCCAACAGCTCGCGCTACAATTGCTTGCCGATCATTGTCGCACTTTAAAAGaa CAATCATCGGAACTGCTTAGAATCGCCCAACAAATCTGCGATCATCCCGTGCTGCTCAAACATATAGAAGATCATCCATTCGTCTCTCGAATTTTATTGCCCCATTTGCCGCCCTGGCAAGAATTGGGTCTCTACGATTCTGCCAAGTTTGAGTTTGTTCATCTAATGCTGGACAATTTAGTTGTTGCTTGCGGTGAAAAATGTGCAATTGTTGCAACGAGTCAGAGATGTTTGGACATCATCAGGGGTTACTGTCAATCTTGGGAAGTGCCGCACGTACAAGTGGAGAATATAGAGCATGCCGAAAACTTCAATAAAACCGGTGAAATGGATCCATTAGTTGCGCTTCTTGACGCAAATCAGTTGCCATCAATTCGTTTGACTGGCTGCAAAAATATGATACTCTACAACTATAGCACAAGATCGACAGCAACTCGGCTATTGGCAGCAGATGTTGACACACGAATTTATACGCTAATAACTGCTGGCTGCTTAGAGGAGAGAATGTTTCAACAACACTTGGAGCTGGTCGAAAGCAGCGAATCTGTGATAGATTTATTGAACAATCGTGTGAATCCCACTAAAGCACTGCTAGGAGTTGATCACAAT CCTCTAAAGAATTGGAATCAATGGGAGCCACCATTTAGTCAAGAGTTTTTAAAg GAAACTTTTCAAAATGACGAATTGACAACCCTAAGTTTCGTGTTTAGCAAGCAGGAAGAAGTTTTAGCAGGATCAGaaatataa